A window from Halomicrobium urmianum encodes these proteins:
- a CDS encoding MBL fold metallo-hydrolase, whose amino-acid sequence MEVTLLGTGDTTGTPTPNCDCDTCERAREEGVERTRFSVHVRNGRTGEVLLVDASPDFRRQFLREDVALPDAAVITHVHFDHLDGLGNAYRLVDDLPVYAADETDPALGHSVAEHVADRYDYLDEVTVRGRTPFEPFEAAGFEVTLVPSVHPPLVCYGLRVEDPETGASLSISGDTTYGIGQDSRDVLRDADLALVEGIVHPGLCEHHPAGGDHYDEGGVPRTFGTKHMTLTGARALADDVDADAYRIVHAAHFVPPEQAFADDVAVDGERFVL is encoded by the coding sequence ATGGAGGTCACCCTGCTGGGCACGGGCGATACGACCGGGACGCCGACGCCGAACTGCGACTGCGACACCTGCGAGCGCGCCCGCGAGGAGGGCGTCGAGCGGACGCGCTTCTCCGTCCACGTCCGCAACGGGCGCACCGGCGAGGTCCTGCTCGTCGACGCGAGCCCGGACTTCCGCCGCCAGTTCCTCCGCGAGGACGTCGCGCTGCCGGACGCCGCGGTGATCACGCACGTCCACTTCGACCACCTCGACGGCCTCGGCAACGCCTACCGGCTGGTCGACGACCTGCCCGTTTACGCCGCCGACGAGACCGACCCCGCGCTGGGCCACAGCGTCGCCGAGCACGTGGCCGACCGCTACGACTACCTCGACGAGGTGACCGTCCGCGGCCGCACCCCGTTCGAGCCCTTCGAGGCCGCCGGTTTCGAGGTGACGCTGGTCCCGTCGGTCCACCCGCCGCTCGTCTGCTACGGCCTCCGCGTGGAGGACCCCGAGACCGGCGCGTCGCTTTCCATCTCCGGGGACACGACCTACGGCATCGGTCAGGACTCCCGGGACGTCCTCCGGGACGCGGACCTGGCGCTGGTCGAGGGCATCGTCCACCCGGGGCTGTGCGAGCACCACCCCGCCGGCGGAGACCACTACGACGAGGGCGGCGTCCCGCGGACTTTCGGTACCAAGCACATGACGCTGACCGGCGCGCGGGCGCTGGCCGACGACGTCGACGCCGACGCGTACCGCATCGTCCACGCCGCTCACTTCGTCCCGCCGGAGCAGGCCTTCGCCGACGACGTCGCCGTGGACGGTGAACGCTTCGTATTGTAG
- a CDS encoding sugar phosphate isomerase/epimerase family protein gives MTRSAIQLYTLRNVDRPFTEVLELVADAGFDGVEFAYRVPDADVDAVVATLEETGLSVAGAHVGIDDLEDDFEDTVALYEALGVENVVIPWLDAEHFESREAASAAAERLEALADRLADRGMTLHYHNHDHEYVDLDGETGFDAFVDATDFGIELDLGLALHAGDDPVARLRPLGDRSELIHLKDFDRDAGESVPVGEGDLDLDGVADAAATNDSDWIVYEYEGEDPVETLEAAADTVRDLC, from the coding sequence ATGACACGCAGTGCGATCCAGCTGTACACGCTCCGGAACGTCGACCGACCGTTTACCGAGGTACTCGAACTCGTTGCCGACGCCGGCTTCGACGGCGTCGAGTTCGCGTACCGCGTGCCCGACGCGGATGTCGACGCGGTCGTCGCCACGCTCGAGGAGACCGGCCTCTCGGTCGCCGGCGCCCACGTGGGCATCGACGACCTCGAGGACGACTTCGAGGACACCGTCGCGCTATACGAGGCGCTGGGCGTGGAGAACGTCGTGATCCCCTGGCTCGACGCCGAACACTTCGAGTCGCGGGAGGCCGCCTCGGCGGCCGCGGAGCGCCTCGAAGCGCTCGCCGACCGCCTCGCCGACCGCGGGATGACGCTCCACTACCACAACCACGACCACGAGTACGTCGACCTGGACGGCGAGACGGGCTTCGACGCCTTCGTCGACGCGACCGACTTCGGTATCGAACTCGACCTGGGACTCGCGCTACACGCGGGCGACGACCCCGTGGCGCGCCTCCGGCCGCTGGGCGACCGCTCGGAACTGATTCACCTGAAGGACTTCGACCGCGACGCCGGGGAGTCCGTCCCGGTCGGCGAGGGCGACCTGGACCTGGACGGCGTCGCCGACGCGGCAGCGACGAACGACAGCGACTGGATCGTCTACGAGTACGAGGGCGAGGACCCGGTCGAGACGCTCGAGGCGGCCGCTGACACTGTCCGCGACCTCTGCTGA
- a CDS encoding DUF5787 family protein yields MREFAFELSLCARLEGDREAVLSRQLGAAVHGRRVVDVLLVEPGPDFDGRAAITPEPIPAAAIEADVGPGRARYWKDAFDCHPERAERAMEAACERGFFERERRGGRTYVRQSTRYPDEWFGDLVAVENKPDLGRPGDLERQLRTDVALGLADRVVLATASHVTGAHRNRVPDEVGVWRFDPETGEREVLREAESLAVDEPGVEIIEEYPGRTDVRVISAERKARARRRLAERAYGKGWRTFDQPPCARCAPDGDGLPHCEWKGRSVRASDECGADCEGYEASDPADVDVDGLRAERTPWEPNPDGRARRQAGLDRWR; encoded by the coding sequence GGCCGTCCTGAGCCGCCAGCTCGGCGCCGCCGTCCACGGCCGCCGCGTCGTCGACGTCCTGCTGGTCGAGCCCGGCCCCGACTTCGACGGGCGGGCCGCGATCACGCCCGAGCCGATCCCGGCCGCGGCGATCGAGGCAGACGTCGGCCCCGGCCGGGCCCGCTACTGGAAAGACGCCTTCGACTGCCACCCCGAGCGCGCGGAGCGCGCGATGGAGGCCGCCTGCGAGCGCGGCTTCTTCGAGCGCGAGCGCCGCGGCGGGCGCACCTACGTCCGCCAGTCGACCCGCTACCCCGACGAGTGGTTCGGCGACCTCGTCGCCGTCGAGAACAAGCCCGACCTCGGCCGACCCGGCGACCTCGAACGGCAGCTCCGGACCGACGTCGCGCTGGGCCTGGCCGACCGCGTCGTGCTGGCCACCGCCTCGCACGTCACCGGCGCCCACCGCAACCGCGTCCCCGACGAGGTCGGCGTCTGGCGGTTCGACCCCGAGACCGGCGAGCGCGAGGTGCTTCGCGAGGCCGAATCCCTCGCCGTCGACGAGCCCGGAGTCGAGATAATCGAGGAGTACCCCGGCCGGACTGACGTGCGCGTGATCTCGGCCGAGCGGAAGGCGCGCGCCCGACGGCGGCTGGCCGAGCGGGCCTACGGCAAGGGCTGGCGGACCTTCGACCAGCCGCCCTGCGCGCGCTGCGCGCCCGACGGCGACGGCCTGCCCCACTGCGAGTGGAAGGGCCGCTCCGTGCGGGCGAGCGACGAGTGCGGTGCGGACTGCGAGGGATACGAGGCGAGCGATCCGGCCGACGTCGACGTCGATGGCCTGCGCGCCGAGCGGACGCCCTGGGAGCCGAATCCCGACGGGCGCGCGCGGCGGCAGGCCGGACTGGATCGGTGGAGATGA